TCTCCTGGCAGttcctcttcgtcttcttaAACGACAGGTTCTGAAGACAAAATAGAGAATGGCCAAAAAGCATAGGCCAGCAAAGACATAGAAGCTTCTGATAAGAGCCTCTTTGTTTGGAATGAAGCTAGTCACCGGACCGCTACTAGATATCCATGTTTGGTTATGTTTTGATTCACTTCCATCAACTGAAAATCATATAGCTTAAATTAGGCTACTAGAATgttgtgaaaaagaaagacacaaCGTTCACTAGCTATTTAGATATGATTCTGGTAAGCAAGAATGGAAATTCTCACAAACACACCGACGAGGAGGAATTGTGAAACGACTAACCTATTAATACAGATGAAGTACTGGAATTGTTGGCATTATTTTGAGTTTCCACTGGTTTCTTTTGCTCATCGCCGGTAGACGTTTGTAGTGCGTTTTCACCCGATGACAATGTGTTTTTAACTATCATTAGCACAAGGCacaaagcaataaaaaatcgaaaggaGAACATGATATCAGTTATTTTGTAACAACTTTTCGTAAAgccaatattcacattggtATCTATTTGATCGTAAACTTCGCAATCACACACAGCACTCGAGCACTAGAGCAgacgaaattgaaaattgcCACGTTTGTCAACATTTTACACAGAAACTACGGGCCAGTGAAACCTGCTCTACAAcacttatttttaaaaaggaaataaaaaacaaattgtaatTTTACACACGAAAGTCTAACAGATTGCGTGAAAATCTCAAGAAATTCTCCCAACATTCCATTCATGGTTTGAAATACTGTATAGTTGGGAAGAATAACGATGAAAAACCAACAACTACAAACAAAGAGGCAGGAAATTTCCCATTACTCATGGCGTAACGTAACAACTTTCAGGTCTCAAAATCCATTCACTCTTTCCACTAAAAAAGTTAAAGGTAATTCTTTTCCCCCAATTTCAAATGTAGCATAAAAAGCATCAGTGGACAGAGAAACTCTTAATGGTCCAAAAGAAGTCTACTGATAACAACAAACATGACGTTACGATATCAAATTGTTTAAGCATGACTAAGTCGAGAGTCACGCCCGCAGTGCTGGACTGATGgaatgttttacatttttgaatgaattcAGAAAGCGGGAGCCCTAAATACCTCGATTGCAGGACAGGCCTCTTTTCCTCGATtagatttaaaacatttctcaTGCATTTTTGACGCCCAAATACTCTTCATACCACCTGATGGTGTCCGATCAGCTACGTGTACTTCATTTTAGTTGTTacattcttgtttttgtttcacttcCTGCCCGAGGCCTATGGGCAACTTTCACCCACTTCATGACCGGAGATAGGACGTTATACATACTTCAATGTAGTCTATACACGTAGAGTCAATAAAAGTGAACGAACAGAATAAGAGTTTCTTCGGTAATTGTACAGACCAGTAAGAACATTACCTTTATGACTCACCGTACAATTGCTCAAACTGCGGTCAGACATTTCCGGTTAATTAATCTTATTGCGTCTGTTGCCTGAAACACTCCCCCTATTGTTCTCGAAAGAAGAAAGTTTTCGAATCCGGGAGAGTGTTTGCTGAACAAGTGCAAATCTACCAGATGTTGTGACATCACACCAAACGCTTTCTGTCACTTACGGGCGGCGGCTAACCAGTTTTCAGCGTGGTCGCAATGCATACAATCAAAATatatattacatttttttaaatttagaacgACGTAGCGATTCATCAATCATCACGCTCAGAGAGAAGCATTCTTCGGTTGAGTTGCATCCTTGGCCTGGTTCCAGTGACTGCCCAGGGCTGGCTCTCAACGTTCTTGATGGAAATTTCGGCTTGGTACCATTTTGAAATCAGACTGTGCTTTTCGTAGCTTACTCTTCTCTGTACAAAATCATTCGATTGGAACAAACAGATTTTCTCCAAACTACAAAACTGGCAACATTCCACCCTCTTGAGCATAAACGTATTCATCTCCAGGCTGCTCTTCACTAGAGTGAATCCACTGATCGGTGCCGACACGGTGCCGTTACGATCGGCCGCACCTGTGTTTGATATCCGAAGGCAAAagagtcaaacaaaaaaaagaataaggtaataaataatctttcttacctttttatttttaatttgtgcTTGTGGCCAAACGTCACGTACGGTATGATTTAGACTTTCACCAATCTCTATTTGGAGATAAGACGCGACGGGCGTTCGTTGGATCCCATTGCAAGAAATACCGTGCGACgtacggtattaattattatgAACGTCCGTGTCCGCCGGTACCGACATAGCATTCTTTctcgtttatttttctcttcgttctCGCATTTCCCCATGCTAACATCCATTTACTGCGTGCACGTCCCAGTTCCAACATCGTGGAAAGAAGATGAATAGCTCCGTGTGGCTTTTGGGTCGTTCGGTTTTCTCCGACGTTTCGTATTCTTTGCGTGAGGAGACATTTACTTCTAACCTGTAGTCGGGTCCTTCCTTCAGTAATAACCCCCCTCCTCGCGTTTCATGTTAACGATCACCTTGCAAACGGCTTGATGATTATCCAACGACACCtgtgctttttcttcttcctgttGAGCCAGCCAAAAAGGCAAGGCCACTCGAAGGAGGAAACAGCATTTCTCACATTACGTGACGAATGACATTTGAACCTGTCGTGACTATTGCACTCTATGGCACTCTTCTAGACAACTGGAAAGACCGACCAAGGAAGAGTGTGTCAAGCGTGGCAAAGGAGAGTCGGATTGACGAGCTGCTCGTAAAAGAAAGTAGGTTGACACCATAGACGGTGCAAACGAAGTGTTTAAAGTGCCGAAATCCTGTTCGTCTCTCAAAGGGCACACACACGGAACCTATGCCAGCAGATCGGTTGATGAATAtattacgaaaaaaagggTCCGTTCTTATCCAATTGCTTTGAACAGTTGGCGAAAACGAAGGCGTGGCATAGATACAGCACTCGATAATTGTTTACGCAAACGAAGAATGTAACTATTTAAGCTAAACAGTTGCTAAACAACGAGCAATCTATGCTCAACAtcacgcaaaaaaacaacctGTTCGTTTCATGAATAATCAAATaggcttattattttgttttccgttgTTCCTTAATGCAAGTGTTTGCATTCAAATTGCTTGCGTGATAGGGATAGCTAGCAGGATGTCCAATGTTTCTGTTGTTTTACCATAAGTATTAACTCAAATCTTACTGCGCTAtgcaaagaaggaaaaggtAGTGTTCAAGTGGCTCTagcgttccaaaaaaaaaatttttttcttgccggAGATCCGCTTGGATAGTTTATAGCTCAAACGAAACGAACTCGGTTTTTTGCTGGCCTGAGGAAGTAGGCCAAATGACGTGACAAGGTCACGGACGCATGCTTTTTCCTGCATTGCGACCGATGAACCACAATGGTTCACATAGTTCTGTGCCTGTTTAACCATTACgcatttagaaaagaaaacaatcggaagccattgaaaacatttttctgctTGCTTTTTCAAGgttccaattgtttttgaatCACTTTCAACGCAGTTTTGCTCATTGTTCTCATGGAATTGAAACGTACCACGACATTCATTCATTGACACGATGAATTCAAAAGTGATCTTTCACGGACGAGCGCGCAATGCGGATCGTTCCAGTTTCAACTGAGGCGCGTGACCCGGACTGGGAGAAAACTGATTTCGGTCGTAAATCTTGCAAGAGAAAATAGCAGATAGCATGTGGATGTGGGTCCGTTTTCTCCGCTGTGCAAgcgtttttttgcttttctttctttgccaaAAATAGAAAGACCATCATTGCTTTGTTTTCCACCAACCGCATTGTCCAATAACTAGTCGATGCAACCCAACTAaccaatgttttctttctcttttcgccCTGACAGGTGTGAATAAATTTCCAACTGGCCGCATTGTCCGAaatctgtttttttccccttgctGAATAGCTTCAACGGAATCAGGTGGGAGAGTacagcaaatgaaaaatattcgtAATAGAATATCATAAAGTTATCGAGTACATGGTTTCTTTTCCTCCGTTCAATTGCTGTTACGGGCTGTTCACGGAACTCTAAATCTCTAtctatatatacgtatatataagGCTCGATTGCTTCTTGAGATTTTGTACCAAAAAATGACGACGCTGagcttcttttcctttacgCTGAAGTGTCGGATCGCCGGGCTTCCGCAGTAGAAACGTAATAGAGTTCCTTCTTCATTTGGTAACCCAGGTAGCTGCCCAATGCGCAaacagaaagggaaaaaagggggacgaAACAATCTTTGTAGAACGCACGGAAGAGAAGGAAAATGATATATAGGAATTCGATTACCTCATAAGAATAAGTGGGATGACGAGTAATGCGGCCGCCAACTCGAAGGTGAAGCCACGGAATATAGATCGCGTCAGCGGGTAAAGGACGTTGAACACAATGGACCCCAGCAAGGTGCAAATGTTTTCAATAGACGCGACAAACGCAAATAGCTTCCctataaaaatacaaatagcATAATCCTATATTAATCaactgaaaattaaaaatggctCAATGCATTTCTACTTACCTAATTCATTTGGCTCAACCTGTTTCGACAAGAGCGAACGTATAGATGGTAGACAAAAGGTGTTGAACATGGAAAGAAATGGCACGCAAAACATCAtgactgttgttgttgcgaaACCATGCAGGATCAAGCCGGCAGCTTTGGAGACAAGCCCGATACAGCAGGTAAAAGCCTCCTGGAAATTTAATCGGCGGACCACTGGAGATAGAGCGATTAGCGACAGGGCACCAACTCCGAATTTCAATCCAAAATAGTAGCTGTAGGTTTCGTAACTCCAGTTAAGTGGGTCATCCTTAGTAAAAAGATAAGCTACGTCCATTTCACCTAGTATAAACCacaaatgataaaaataaaaaatactttttttgcATAATGAAGAATTCGGAATATATCTAACCTGCAGTGACCGTCATAGTTATCAGTGCACAAGTTATCAGGAGAAGGAGGTTGCGGCGCCGACTGTTGGGCCGCGGTTTAAAACAGGTTTGCAAGCTCGACTGAAAATGATGGCAACTAAAAAGCTTCCGACAGCAATTATCGGACGTTAACAGCAACTGCTCGTCGGCAGATCGATCATCTTTGACTGACGGTACCAAGAAAATAACGTAAAGGATGACTAGAACGTAAAAGGCCATGATCACAAGGAATACAGCTGCATGGCTTCCAGTTGATCCAAGTAAGGCACCACCGATAAATGGCCCAATTGTGCCGCCGCAAAAAGTCATGGCCTCTAACATTGCAACACGCAATGAGCGGCTCTCCTCGCTACTTATGGCCGAAATATAGCTCATTACGCTCATTATACAGCTTACAAAGCCTCCAAATATGCCAGAAAAGAAACTGGCCAAAACAATCATTGAAACTGGAATGGAATCATAAAGAGACATGAGAATGTAGACAATACTAGCCAGCACCATGCCACATGCTGGAAAAAGAAGTGGCCACTTTCGATCATATAAATCTGAATACCTGTAAAATAAATGGGGGTTGTTTAAGTCGGGTAGAAAGCAAAATGATTACATGTTACTTACGATCCCAAATAATTTGCAACAATTATAGAAGGTATAGTCAGGGCTGCTGTTGAGCCCAAGATCCAGTGAGAAGCTTGTTCTTGCACCACATCAAGTGCAtagctgttgttgttgaggttGTGACAAACTGATGAATTGAAATTATTTTGACAAGTCTTTTGATAGACTAGATCTTGAAATACTGAATATTGCATAAATGTTGCAAGCATGTACATAAATAATACAGGCTCAACTGTCACAATAGATAaagcttttttaaatttttctaatGGACTAGCCGATGGGGTTGATGGGGTAAATGAATCTACGGATGTCACAAGGTCAGTGGAGGAAGCATCTGACACTGAGCGTTCCATGATATTTTACTCAATGTGAGAAGGCTGTATAGCAAAGGAATATTAATTATATAAACACTAACAGCAGAAATGACATTACTTCGATTGATTCGAAAACAATCCGTTCGTGGGATCTCGCGCGGTGCTACTGGCACACTTTTCCTTAAAAGTGCAGAATAAGCCGTAACAAGTCGATCAGACGAACATGGCAAAATTACGAATAGTAGCCAGAGTCCAACCTAATCGTTCGAGGACGTGGTATATCATAAAAGTTTGAGATAAACAAACTCGAGATGAGGCGGACAGCATCACACATTATGTCATTCAACTTCCCTTGTATTTACAACTGTTCTGTCTGCTAGAATGATTGCGCTGCCATCTATCTTGAACTTGATCCTCCGCCACATACGGGTCAGTATCATAGTAAACAGTTAGTAAATAGAAACTTGGAATTGTTAAATGGGTGAAGCAACAGCAATAAGAAATCAATGGGCAGTATAATTTTAGCTTTAAAAATCAGTTTGATTTGCCCTTTCGATACCGGTGTCTTGCCTGGGCTTTTGTGAATTTCTTCTGATTATCTCGTCCTTCAGGCATCTTGGTGCCCCCGCCGTTGCCATTAGGTTCTTCATGACTATTATTATCAAGAGAATCATTTTCTAAAAGGtgtacaaaaataaattaattcgTTGCATATTATTACAGTTACGAAATGTTGGGGCCATACCACCAGAGAGATCAAAGGGAGGCTGCAGTAAAGAATCTCTTTGATTCTTAACATAATATCTGTACAATTTACAGAATCCAAAACCAATGAAAGAAATTGCAATGGTCATTAGCACTTTGAGAATTGGGTGCTAGTAGATGATgtgaaataatgataatagTTAAGCAAAGGATAGCTTAAACAAATCAATGATTATTACCACCAAAACAGGTTTGTCAACAATTAAGTAGTCAGCCAGTACAATGGTAACTCCAACAATTATACCAATTCCAGCACCAACCCAGGGAATTTGCTTGTCAGCTCTCTGGTCTTTTTTTAGTTCTCTACCTGCTTTCCTCATAGAATCAATGAGAGATCTGTCTTCTTTTTGTAGGCGGAATGCCATTGAATAAGAAGTCAGAGCTTTCTCAAAATGGAATGTTGCCATTTCCACTTCAGCCTTTCTAAAATAACCTAGCCAAAAAGCATAAATTATAAGTTGAAAACATTTACGTCATTCTTGATAAATACCTTTTGCCCAATCTGGCTTTAAATCTATGGTACGTTTAGCATCTTTGTAGGCCAAAAAATATTGCTGTATTTTCAAGAATGCTAAGGAACGATTACCTGTAAAATATAACGTTAGGGTATGTTCCAATCGCATCTAAAATATGTATACTGTGAAGCGCATGGTTGGTTGGATCTGACTGGATCGCCGCGCTGTAATGCAAGACGGCCTCCTCATGATTGCCCTCTTTGACGCAGGCATTTCCTTTCTCTCTCAGTTCATCCACGTTCTAAAAGTTAAACGATTGATAACGAGATCTGTAAAGGAAAAGATTGTTGGCAGTTTTAAGCTCACCATTTGACAAGTCCGCGTTTACTCTTTTGGCTCACGCAGTGTCGTCTACAACTTTACATCGATACGAACTATAGCGATACAGAGGAGCCATCTTGTAGTAGAATATGCAAAGCTTCAATTCCTTTCACATTGTTTAATCCAAGCGTTTCTAGTAAAATATGGTTTCCTAAATTTAAAACCGTGGTGTTGGAGAATAAAATTTGGTTTGTTACATGGATATATGCGCTCTAACCTATGACTGAAACTTTCGTTTTGTTACCAAAGGCCATAACGAGAGCGAGGCTACATGGCTTAACTGTTCAGCGAATTTTATTTGTGTAGCTTTGTTAGCCTTCTCTTATTTTATGAATAATACATCAGTCGATAACACATTAATTTGGACAAATTAGTTATCACAAACTTGATTTATTTGATTCCACATTCCCACTGCAGGTCTCATGAACCTACAACTGCTGCAATAATACGTTTAACAAATTCGTACCAGCAAATCAGACATGTAACCCCATTGGAGTGAACAAGTTTCAATAGAtgtagtttttattttttatttttttttttccttttttttttttagaaactgGGAATATGGAAATATGCCCTAACACTTGTGTAACACGGCTGGGACGAGATTATAGGACTGGATTGAATTGAGCTCCTTACAGCTCCTTTAAGTCTTTAGGTGCTCCAGAGCGATCCCAGCCTTTCAACTCCTTGGTGGCATGCTTAGCGATGTATTTAATGAAATCGTCCTTTTCGCGACCaccctaaaataaaaaaatggtttttttaaGTATACCAATTCAAACCCAGTAAAATACAAACACTGACCTCATAACGAACATGGTTGTTCTTGTCATCTTTGGCAAGCCAGTAGAGGGTAGGGAAACCTCTGACTTCGAATTTGCTGGGCACGTCATTAGCTGTGGCATCCATCTTGACGATAGCTACATCCTCGTCTTTCAGAGCATTGGCTACCTCCTCGAAAATCGGGCCCAACTTTTTGCAGTGACCACACCAAGGTGCGTAGAATTCAATCAACGTGTCCTTGCCGTTATCGATGACTACTTCGTTGAAATTCTTAGCAACAGCGGTTTTCAATGGTGTAGTGTTTTCGGGAATGGCTTCCGATTTCATATAAGGCTCTAATTTACCTTCTTTAACGTCATTCAAGAATTTCTGCAAGTTTTCAATCCtgcaattttaaaagaatttgtcATATTCCGTCACTTttagaatatatatatatatagtgaACTCTTACGAGAAAGCATCTTTCATGACAAATTTTCTGCTGGAAGCATCACGAACAGCAACACGAGGTTTATCATCGTTGATATAATCCAACCCAAATTCGTTAAGCTCCTGTTGGAAGTCATCTTTGTTGCTGATGGCGAAACTGAAGTCGCCACGGAAGGACTGGGCAACTTTGAGGATACGGTTACGCCAGTAGTTTGTTCCCTTGGGGTTCTTCACATAATCGACTCCGAAATATGCAACAACAATGGGTTCTTTGAACTGGGCAGCATTATCGACAGTGCGGTGACCAACCAGgccaaaactacaaaaaaaatgtaaaattacaTGCAATGACTTACACATATATGTTTAAAAAGCCTAACTTACAAATCCTTCTCCACCCAATTGTTGATGGCTTCTTTGGTTGCAGCTccatcaaaaacaacaaaatcagGCTCGAACTTGTTATGCAAATGCTTAGGTCGGAAAAGAACAACATTGTCTGAGTAACCATATTTTGCAATGACATCTTTGTTGCTTGTAACACCAAATTTGACAGATTCTCTAAGTTTATCAGCCAGCTTCAAAAACACACTCTTCAGCTCACTCGCTTCATCTGCAAAGAAGCCTACTACTGCAACATCCTCTTTTGCAAGGAATTCTTCAGTGGCTTTGACATTCAGCAATTCCTTGGCACTTGGACCAACCTGTGCTCTCATGAATTTAGCAATTCCAGCAGATTCTCTCGGGCCATTGTACTCGCTGGATATTTCACCATTCTTAAATATCTTCAGAGTTGGATATCCCTGTACGCTGAACTTGTTACAGGTACTCTTTCCACCCTCTGTGCAATCAACCTTTGCAAGAGTAATTGGAGGGTCATTACTTTTCAGCAACGAGGCTGccttttcaaattcaggtTTTAGGCGTTTACAATGACCACACCTTGATAGAAGGAAAAAGATAATGAAGTTACAAAAGAACTTATTTAGAGCAGAAATTATTTAAGTAATCTTACCAGGGAGCGTAAAACATGACCAGGGCCGTTTCAAAAGAACTTAATTTGGAATCGAAATCATCATCGACAAGATCTACCACCGAGTCGGCGTTAGCCGATAAGGCCAAAAGACAAGAGACTATAAAAGTTGCAATGACCCGCATTTTGTCAGATCAAACAAATAAgggttttaaaaatgaatactGTTAATCTACAGCCCCTTATTCGGTGAACCGATGAGCAAGAGAGCTAAACTTCAAATGCCGGTGACCGCAGTAAGACAGCTCAAAAGAGTTACACGTACATTTTGACACACCCAATCAGAAGAAGCCAACAAATTTCTTTACGCCGTTGTCAACTTCAATTTCACCGAAATACGTTTGTTGAATTCGTGTTACTTTAAAACAAACATGTATTTTAATAttatgaaacatttttaaaatctgGTTCTTTActcttttaaaaatgtaatttaaaaatactGATGCTAATGAGTCATCCATACGTGTCTGACAACTTTTGCTTCAGTTTCCAGTTCCTAGCTTCTGGGTGCagacgaaaaaacaataggtCAGAGCTTCGACATTGAGTGCTTTGTGTGTTCGCATAATAAATTTATAAGTTTATCAAATATtgccatttcaaaatgttggcGCGATCTATATTTTTAACTGGATGCAGCCGTGGGTTGGGCTTAGAACTTGTGAAACAACTTGTGCCATATACGGATACCTTGATTGCAACGTGTAGAAACCCAGAAAATGCCGTAGTATGCGTTCGATTCCATCAGTTCGCGAAACTTTTGCATTGTTTAGCActaattcatttttcaggAACTACAAGAATTGGCAGAGGAACATAGCAATCTTAAGATCCTTCCAGTTGGTAATAGCTATGATTCACATAAAAAACACTGGCTTTCTAAGATGATTTGAAAGTCTCCTTTAGATGTATTGAGGCACGAAACTTTTGATGACATTGCAGAAGAAGTATCTTCAATTGTTGGGGAAAATGGACTAAATTTACTTATAAATAATGCTGGAATATCTCCAAGATCAACGCGAATTAATTTTGTGACAGCAACAGCCATGGCAGAGACTTTTGCTGTCAATACAACATCACCATTAATGTTGGCAAAGGCTTTCTTGCCATTATTGAAAGCAGGTGCTGCAGCTGCTATTGATGATGAAAGTGAATACTGCATAAAGAACTCTGCAATTGTCAACATGAGCTCAGTGCTTGGGAGCATCAGTTCAAATACAGGAGATCGTTCCGGAGGTCTTTATCCTTACAGGTGTAGCAAGGTATTACTCTCTTCATTCATACCATTTACTTTTTCTAGTTTAAGTTTATCTTAGGCAGCTCTCAATATGGTGACCAGATCTTTAAGCAGTGATTTGAATCCATTCAACATTACAGTTATAAGCATTCATccaggtgaaaaaaaaaaaaaaaaaaaaaaattatcaaaaaaTTTGTTATCTACATATTTAGAactaattcttattttttatctataaagGATGGGTAAGGACAGATATGGGTGGACCCAATGCGCCGTTATCGGCACCTGAAAGCGTAGAAAGCATGATTTCCACCTTGAAAGAACTCACTTTTGACAAGTcaggtcttttttttaaccaaaatGGTGAAGAAATTCCCTGGTAAAATTTAAGGATGGGTTTGTCTGTTCTAGTTTGTTATTCAGAtaactaaatttaaaaaaaataaactt
This genomic stretch from Daphnia carinata strain CSIRO-1 chromosome 4, CSIRO_AGI_Dcar_HiC_V3, whole genome shotgun sequence harbors:
- the LOC130694830 gene encoding proton-coupled folate transporter-like — encoded protein: MERSVSDASSTDLVTSVDSFTPSTPSASPLEKFKKALSIVTVEPVLFMYMLATFMQYSVFQDLVYQKTCQNNFNSSVCHNLNNNSYALDVVQEQASHWILGSTAALTIPSIIVANYLGSYSDLYDRKWPLLFPACGMVLASIVYILMSLYDSIPVSMIVLASFFSGIFGGFVSCIMSVMSYISAISSEESRSLRVAMLEAMTFCGGTIGPFIGGALLGSTGSHAAVFLVIMAFYVLVILYVIFLVPSVKDDRSADEQLLLTSDNCCRKLFSCHHFQSSLQTCFKPRPNSRRRNLLLLITCALITMTVTAGEMDVAYLFTKDDPLNWSYETYSYYFGLKFGVGALSLIALSPVVRRLNFQEAFTCCIGLVSKAAGLILHGFATTTVMMFCVPFLSMFNTFCLPSIRSLLSKQVEPNELGKLFAFVASIENICTLLGSIVFNVLYPLTRSIFRGFTFELAAALLVIPLILMSYLGYQMKKELYYVSTAEARRSDTSA
- the LOC130694827 gene encoding uncharacterized protein LOC130694827, with the protein product MNVDELREKGNACVKEGNHEEAVLHYSAAIQSDPTNHALHSNRSLAFLKIQQYFLAYKDAKRTIDLKPDWAKGYFRKAEVEMATFHFEKALTSYSMAFRLQKEDRSLIDSMRKAGRELKKDQRADKQIPWVGAGIGIIVGVTIVLADYLIVDKPVLVHPILKVLMTIAISFIGFGFCKLYRYYVKNQRDSLLQPPFDLSGENDSLDNNSHEEPNGNGGGTKMPEGRDNQKKFTKAQARHRYRKGKSN
- the LOC130695193 gene encoding protein disulfide-isomerase A3-like; amino-acid sequence: MRVIATFIVSCLLALSANADSVVDLVDDDFDSKLSSFETALVMFYAPWCGHCKRLKPEFEKAASLLKSNDPPITLAKVDCTEGGKSTCNKFSVQGYPTLKIFKNGEISSEYNGPRESAGIAKFMRAQVGPSAKELLNVKATEEFLAKEDVAVVGFFADEASELKSVFLKLADKLRESVKFGVTSNKDVIAKYGYSDNVVLFRPKHLHNKFEPDFVVFDGAATKEAINNWVEKDFFGLVGHRTVDNAAQFKEPIVVAYFGVDYVKNPKGTNYWRNRILKVAQSFRGDFSFAISNKDDFQQELNEFGLDYINDDKPRVAVRDASSRKFVMKDAFSIENLQKFLNDVKEGKLEPYMKSEAIPENTTPLKTAVAKNFNEVVIDNGKDTLIEFYAPWCGHCKKLGPIFEEVANALKDEDVAIVKMDATANDVPSKFEVRGFPTLYWLAKDDKNNHVRYEGGREKDDFIKYIAKHATKELKGWDRSGAPKDLKEL
- the LOC130695197 gene encoding C-signal-like, with translation MLARSIFLTGCSRGLGLELVKQLVPYTDTLIATCRNPENAVELQELAEEHSNLKILPVDVLRHETFDDIAEEVSSIVGENGLNLLINNAGISPRSTRINFVTATAMAETFAVNTTSPLMLAKAFLPLLKAGAAAAIDDESEYCIKNSAIVNMSSVLGSISSNTGDRSGGLYPYRCSKAALNMVTRSLSSDLNPFNITVISIHPGWVRTDMGGPNAPLSAPESVESMISTLKELTFDKSGLFFNQNGEEIPW